Proteins encoded by one window of Neptunomonas phycophila:
- a CDS encoding phosphoethanolamine transferase: MPQHISSKVTATSGPITALSLSSQQLTLVIAGLLTLFYNTALWQTLLNTFPELNAGRVLFFTSFVLFIAAALSIILTIFSAKYVQKPVLIFILMTAAPVTYFMNTYGVVIDKEMVQNTFETDPAEAYDLLSGKLFLYLLVLGVIPSIVVLRTRIRYRPFWPELRNKVLLIIGCILVIGAIDLSFAKEYSSTFRNNRQIRHLIVPSNYLYYTSRYLAGAYDEQARVLEPVGQDAKMGDIWPNTAVTSKAPTLSLIGSAKAAVKTHFKPVITVVVVGETARAMNFSLNGYGRDTNPLLSKQPLINFSQMSSCGTSTAVSVPCMFSDITHDDYDANRVHSRENVLDVLSHAGATVLWRDNNSGCKGVCARVKSEDINDYKADQFCDGSECYDEVMLNGLDAYLNKIYTQQTSDNIVIVLHQKGSHGPAYSKRYPASFNQFTPVCDTADLEQCSREEITNAYDNTILYTDYFLNQVINFLQQHEDRFVSSMIYLSDHGESLGEANVYLHGLPYFMAPEEQTHVPFMTWFSPNYLSQLKISAPCIEQKADQAVSQDNLFHSLLGLLDIQTNAYQPTLDLFGTCRKPM, translated from the coding sequence ATGCCACAACACATTTCCTCTAAGGTCACCGCCACCTCTGGACCCATCACTGCGTTAAGTCTATCAAGCCAACAACTGACGTTAGTTATTGCTGGTTTATTAACCCTTTTTTACAACACAGCCCTGTGGCAAACACTACTTAACACATTCCCAGAGCTAAACGCAGGGCGGGTACTATTTTTTACCTCGTTTGTTCTCTTTATAGCCGCCGCACTTTCCATCATCCTGACAATTTTTAGCGCTAAATATGTGCAAAAACCCGTACTGATATTCATTTTAATGACGGCTGCCCCTGTTACCTACTTTATGAACACCTACGGTGTCGTTATTGATAAAGAGATGGTACAAAATACTTTTGAAACAGACCCGGCTGAAGCATACGATTTACTCAGCGGCAAACTATTCCTCTACCTATTAGTATTGGGCGTGATCCCGTCCATTGTCGTCCTGCGCACTCGTATCCGTTATCGTCCTTTTTGGCCCGAACTACGTAACAAAGTACTGCTGATTATCGGCTGTATCCTCGTCATCGGGGCCATCGACCTTTCTTTCGCTAAAGAATACTCGTCCACTTTCCGAAACAACCGACAGATACGCCACTTAATTGTCCCTAGTAATTATTTGTACTACACCAGCCGTTACCTCGCTGGCGCGTATGATGAACAAGCACGCGTGTTAGAGCCCGTCGGCCAAGATGCCAAAATGGGGGACATTTGGCCCAACACCGCAGTAACAAGCAAAGCGCCAACGCTCTCACTTATCGGCTCAGCAAAAGCAGCCGTCAAAACTCACTTTAAGCCCGTGATCACGGTTGTGGTTGTAGGAGAAACCGCACGCGCAATGAACTTCTCACTCAACGGCTATGGGCGCGACACTAACCCGCTTCTGAGCAAACAGCCACTGATAAATTTCTCGCAGATGTCGTCGTGCGGCACGAGTACTGCGGTCTCAGTACCCTGCATGTTTTCAGACATTACACATGACGATTACGACGCTAACCGCGTGCACTCACGCGAGAATGTTTTAGACGTTCTATCACATGCCGGTGCCACAGTTTTATGGAGGGATAACAACTCTGGCTGCAAAGGCGTGTGTGCTCGCGTAAAGAGCGAAGACATTAACGACTATAAAGCCGATCAGTTCTGTGATGGCAGCGAGTGCTACGACGAAGTGATGTTGAATGGTTTAGATGCCTACCTGAATAAGATCTACACGCAACAAACCAGCGACAATATTGTTATCGTGTTACACCAGAAAGGCAGCCATGGGCCAGCCTACTCAAAACGCTACCCGGCGAGCTTTAATCAGTTTACACCTGTCTGCGATACCGCTGATTTAGAGCAATGCAGCCGAGAGGAGATCACCAATGCTTACGACAACACGATTCTATATACCGATTATTTTCTCAACCAAGTGATTAACTTTTTACAACAACACGAAGACCGCTTTGTCAGTAGCATGATCTACCTATCCGATCACGGTGAGTCGTTAGGTGAGGCGAACGTATACCTTCACGGTTTGCCTTATTTTATGGCGCCTGAAGAGCAAACCCATGTGCCCTTTATGACTTGGTTCTCACCCAATTATCTTTCACAGCTAAAGATCAGCGCGCCGTGTATCGAACAAAAAGCCGATCAAGCCGTCAGCCAAGATAACCTCTTCCATTCATTGCTGGGGTTACTCGACATACAAACAAACGCTTATCAACCGACGCTCGATCTCTTTGGTACTTGCCGGAAGCCGATGTAA